One stretch of Priestia megaterium DNA includes these proteins:
- a CDS encoding ribonuclease HII — protein sequence MKKSVKEIKEELKQVRSPEDALFKAYAQDERKGVQQVIIQKQRQFEAAERLKKQFDKMMTYENELYSQGATYIAGVDEVGRGPLAGPVVAAAVILPPDFFLPGLTDSKKLSEAKREAFYEEICENAVAIGIGIIDAEVIDSINIYEATKKAMTEAIELLAVQPDELLIDAMKLPVPISQQSIIKGDATSISIAASSVIAKVTRDRMMKELGERYPAYGFEKHMGYGTKQHLEAIEQYGVLPEHRRSFAPIKNQVK from the coding sequence ATGAAAAAGAGTGTTAAGGAAATAAAAGAGGAACTAAAGCAAGTGAGAAGCCCGGAAGATGCTTTATTTAAGGCATATGCGCAAGATGAGCGTAAAGGTGTGCAGCAGGTTATTATTCAAAAACAAAGGCAATTTGAAGCTGCTGAGCGCTTGAAGAAACAGTTTGATAAAATGATGACATATGAAAATGAATTATACAGTCAAGGAGCAACTTATATTGCCGGAGTAGACGAAGTAGGAAGAGGACCGTTAGCAGGCCCGGTAGTAGCGGCTGCTGTTATTTTACCTCCTGATTTTTTTCTCCCTGGTCTAACGGATTCAAAGAAGTTATCAGAAGCAAAGCGAGAAGCGTTTTATGAAGAAATTTGTGAAAATGCTGTCGCTATCGGTATAGGGATTATAGACGCAGAGGTCATTGATTCTATTAACATTTATGAAGCAACAAAAAAGGCAATGACTGAAGCAATTGAGCTGCTAGCTGTTCAGCCTGATGAACTGCTTATTGATGCGATGAAGCTGCCGGTGCCTATTTCGCAGCAGTCAATCATCAAAGGCGATGCTACAAGCATTTCGATTGCTGCAAGCTCTGTTATTGCAAAAGTGACGCGAGATCGAATGATGAAAGAACTTGGTGAACGCTATCCTGCATACGGATTCGAAAAACATATGGGATATGGAACAAAACAACATTTAGAAGCAATCGAACAATATGGAGTTTTGCCAGAACATCGCCGATCTTTTGCACCGATAAAAAACCAAGTAAAATAG
- the ylqF gene encoding ribosome biogenesis GTPase YlqF codes for MTIQWFPGHMAKARRQVTEKLKLIDIVYELVDARIPQSSRNPMIDEIIVNKPRIVLLNKVDKADPRVTQQWLDYYKEQGIYALAIDAQAGKGMKQIVSSSKELLQEKFDRMRAKGVKKPRAIRAMIVGIPNVGKSTLINRLASKKIAKTGDRPGVTQAQQWIKVGNELELLDTPGILWPKFEDETVGYKLATTGAIKDTILNMQDVAVYALRFLSSHYPEQLKQRYDLNEIPEDIVELFDAIGSRRGCLMGGGMVDYDKTAELVLREIRTDKIGTFTFDDPNEAEQQL; via the coding sequence ATGACAATTCAATGGTTCCCTGGTCATATGGCCAAGGCCAGAAGACAAGTAACTGAAAAGCTAAAATTGATTGATATTGTATACGAACTAGTTGATGCACGCATTCCGCAATCATCGCGAAATCCGATGATTGACGAGATTATTGTGAATAAACCGAGAATCGTATTGCTGAATAAAGTGGACAAAGCGGATCCGCGCGTTACTCAGCAGTGGTTAGATTATTATAAAGAACAAGGTATTTATGCCTTAGCTATTGATGCACAAGCAGGTAAAGGAATGAAACAAATTGTTTCGTCTTCGAAAGAACTTCTTCAAGAGAAGTTTGACCGTATGCGCGCAAAAGGAGTCAAAAAACCCCGCGCCATCCGAGCGATGATTGTAGGGATTCCTAACGTCGGTAAATCGACGTTGATTAATCGCCTTGCCAGCAAAAAAATTGCGAAGACCGGAGACCGTCCAGGGGTGACGCAGGCACAGCAGTGGATTAAGGTAGGAAATGAGCTGGAGCTTCTTGATACACCTGGTATTTTGTGGCCTAAGTTTGAAGATGAAACAGTTGGATATAAGCTTGCGACAACGGGTGCTATCAAAGATACTATTTTAAATATGCAAGATGTTGCTGTTTATGCTCTGCGCTTCTTATCTAGCCATTATCCGGAACAGTTAAAGCAGCGTTATGATTTAAATGAAATCCCTGAAGATATTGTGGAACTGTTTGATGCAATTGGATCGCGCCGCGGCTGTTTAATGGGTGGCGGCATGGTGGATTATGATAAAACAGCTGAGCTTGTTCTTCGAGAAATTCGAACGGATAAAATTGGCACCTTTACATTTGATGATCCAAATGAAGCTGAACAGCAGCTGTAA
- the lepB gene encoding signal peptidase I, whose product MARKKNELWEWIKAIAIAVLLAVVIRYFLFAPIVVDGLSMMPTLHDQNRMIVNKFSYKIGDPDRFDIIVFHATAEKDYIKRIIGLPGDHIEYRNDTLYVNGKAYEEPYLDQYKKEVIDGNLTEDFKLEDVTGKKTVPEGYLFVMGDNRRYSKDSRQIGFVSMDKVLGKTSAVYWPIKEARFAK is encoded by the coding sequence ATGGCTCGAAAGAAAAATGAACTGTGGGAATGGATAAAAGCAATCGCCATTGCCGTACTGTTAGCTGTTGTAATTCGCTATTTTTTATTTGCACCGATTGTAGTAGATGGACTTTCTATGATGCCTACGCTGCATGACCAAAATCGAATGATTGTAAATAAGTTCTCCTATAAGATTGGTGATCCTGATCGCTTTGATATTATTGTTTTTCATGCTACAGCGGAAAAAGATTACATAAAACGTATTATCGGACTGCCGGGTGATCATATTGAGTATCGAAATGATACGCTGTATGTAAATGGAAAAGCTTATGAAGAGCCCTATTTAGATCAGTATAAAAAAGAAGTGATTGACGGTAATTTAACCGAAGATTTTAAACTAGAAGATGTAACGGGTAAAAAGACCGTGCCAGAAGGTTATTTGTTCGTGATGGGGGACAATCGACGCTACAGTAAAGACAGCCGTCAGATTGGCTTTGTGAGCATGGACAAGGTGCTTGGTAAAACGAGCGCCGTATACTGGCCAATTAAAGAAGCGCGTTTTGCAAAGTAA
- the rplS gene encoding 50S ribosomal protein L19, translating to MQKLIEEITKEQLKTDLPTFRPGDTVRVHVNIVEGTRERVQVFEGVVIKRRGGGISETFTVRKISYGVGVERTFPLHTPKIAKIEVMRRGKVRRAKLYYLRELRGKAARIKEIR from the coding sequence ATGCAAAAATTAATCGAAGAGATTACAAAAGAACAATTAAAAACAGATCTTCCTACGTTCCGTCCTGGTGATACTGTACGTGTACACGTAAATATCGTTGAGGGTACTCGTGAACGTGTTCAGGTATTTGAAGGTGTTGTTATTAAGCGTCGTGGCGGTGGTATCAGCGAAACATTTACAGTACGTAAGATTTCTTACGGTGTAGGTGTAGAGCGTACATTCCCACTTCATACGCCAAAAATTGCAAAAATCGAAGTAATGCGCCGCGGTAAAGTACGCCGTGCGAAACTTTATTACCTACGTGAATTACGTGGTAAAGCTGCGCGTATTAAAGAAATTCGATAA
- the trmD gene encoding tRNA (guanosine(37)-N1)-methyltransferase TrmD, whose protein sequence is MKIDVLSLFPSMFDGVFGESILKKAQEKNAVEMNVVNFREYSTNKHQNVDDYPYGGGAGMVLTPQPIFDAVEKLTETAKKPRVILLCPQGERYTQAKAEELAAEEHLIFICGHYEGYDERIREQLVTDEISIGDYVLTGGELGAMVVIDSVVRLLPDVLGNNHSAVQDSHSTGLLEHPHYTRPADFRGLTVPEVLMSGNHKKIEQWRQKESLKRTLLRRPDMLEKMELTEEQKKLVAQLKEENHLS, encoded by the coding sequence ATGAAAATTGATGTACTGTCGTTATTTCCTTCTATGTTTGACGGTGTTTTTGGCGAATCAATTTTGAAAAAAGCGCAGGAAAAAAATGCGGTTGAAATGAATGTAGTTAATTTTCGAGAATATTCTACGAACAAACATCAAAATGTGGACGATTATCCTTACGGCGGAGGTGCTGGAATGGTATTAACGCCGCAGCCTATTTTTGACGCCGTAGAAAAGCTCACTGAAACAGCAAAAAAGCCCCGGGTGATTTTGCTTTGTCCGCAAGGAGAACGCTATACGCAGGCAAAAGCAGAAGAACTAGCAGCAGAAGAGCATCTAATTTTCATTTGCGGCCATTATGAAGGGTATGATGAACGAATTCGTGAGCAGCTGGTAACCGATGAAATTTCAATTGGTGACTATGTATTAACCGGAGGAGAGCTTGGTGCAATGGTTGTAATCGATAGCGTTGTTCGCCTGCTTCCTGATGTGCTTGGCAATAATCACTCAGCTGTACAAGACTCACACAGCACCGGTTTATTAGAGCACCCGCACTATACGCGTCCTGCTGATTTTAGAGGCTTAACAGTTCCTGAAGTACTTATGTCAGGAAATCATAAAAAAATTGAACAGTGGCGCCAAAAAGAGTCTTTAAAGCGCACGTTGCTTCGAAGACCGGATATGCTTGAAAAAATGGAGCTAACGGAAGAGCAAAAGAAACTAGTAGCTCAATTAAAAGAAGAAAATCACCTTTCATAA
- the rimM gene encoding ribosome maturation factor RimM (Essential for efficient processing of 16S rRNA) gives MKWFKVGKIVNTHGVKGEVRIVSTTDFADERYEKGNKLYIFKEKQSEPVEVTVASHRRHKNFDLLTFEGYQNVNDVEQYKNCEVKIPEEQLTDLEDGEFYFHEIIGCTVKTEDGVEVGTVKEILTPGANDVWVVRKGGKEVLIPYIDDVVQSIDIDEKEIVITVMEGLLD, from the coding sequence ATGAAATGGTTTAAGGTTGGAAAAATTGTGAATACCCATGGTGTAAAAGGAGAAGTTCGTATTGTATCAACTACGGATTTTGCTGATGAGCGCTATGAAAAAGGAAATAAACTTTATATCTTCAAAGAAAAGCAAAGCGAGCCGGTGGAAGTAACGGTAGCAAGCCACCGCAGGCATAAAAATTTTGATCTGCTTACATTCGAAGGCTATCAAAACGTAAATGATGTTGAGCAGTATAAAAACTGCGAAGTGAAAATCCCTGAGGAGCAGCTAACGGATTTAGAAGACGGTGAATTCTATTTCCATGAAATTATTGGCTGTACAGTAAAAACAGAAGACGGAGTAGAGGTAGGAACGGTCAAAGAAATTTTAACGCCGGGAGCTAATGATGTGTGGGTTGTTAGAAAAGGCGGAAAAGAAGTTCTTATTCCTTATATCGACGACGTAGTACAATCTATTGATATAGATGAAAAAGAGATTGTTATTACAGTAATGGAAGGGTTATTGGACTAA
- a CDS encoding YlqD family protein: protein MNIIQKVVVKQVLTEASKQDLENRFVNRKQALEKEMEQLKFQLKHMEKANKGSSLLHSQFEKEKSARLEKIEVLNFQLTQLEKLPLGSELVETELDALVEVKIGDDWEKIKESKTIIIKDSKVVEIR from the coding sequence TTGAACATTATTCAAAAAGTGGTTGTGAAACAAGTGTTAACTGAAGCAAGCAAACAAGATCTTGAAAATCGTTTTGTAAACCGCAAGCAGGCACTTGAAAAAGAAATGGAACAGCTGAAATTTCAGTTAAAGCACATGGAAAAAGCCAATAAAGGTTCTTCTTTATTACATAGTCAATTTGAAAAAGAAAAATCCGCTCGCCTTGAAAAAATTGAAGTGTTGAACTTTCAGCTGACGCAATTAGAAAAGCTTCCTTTAGGGAGCGAACTCGTTGAAACGGAACTGGATGCCTTAGTAGAGGTAAAAATCGGCGATGATTGGGAAAAGATAAAAGAAAGTAAAACAATTATTATAAAAGATAGCAAAGTTGTTGAGATTAGATAG
- a CDS encoding KH domain-containing protein, giving the protein MTSLIETIVKPLVDYPADVKVEEQEDERQVTYILTVHQEDVGKVIGKQGRVAKAIRTVVNAAASQQGKKVYVKIQE; this is encoded by the coding sequence ATGACATCACTAATCGAAACAATTGTAAAGCCGCTTGTTGATTATCCAGCTGATGTTAAAGTGGAGGAACAAGAAGATGAACGTCAAGTGACGTACATCCTTACTGTTCACCAAGAAGATGTCGGCAAAGTAATCGGCAAACAAGGCCGCGTTGCAAAAGCGATTCGAACTGTTGTGAATGCAGCAGCATCACAGCAAGGTAAAAAAGTGTATGTGAAAATTCAAGAGTAA
- the rpsP gene encoding 30S ribosomal protein S16, whose protein sequence is MAVKIRLKRMGAKKSPFYRIVAADSRSPRDGRYIEVVGTYNPVVQPAEVKIDEELALKWLQNGAKPSDTVRNLFSNEGIMEKFHNAKLGK, encoded by the coding sequence ATGGCAGTAAAAATTCGTTTAAAACGTATGGGAGCTAAAAAATCTCCTTTCTATCGTATCGTAGCAGCAGACTCTCGTTCACCACGTGATGGACGTTACATCGAAGTAGTTGGAACTTACAATCCTGTAGTTCAACCAGCTGAAGTTAAAATCGATGAAGAGCTAGCTCTTAAATGGTTACAAAATGGTGCTAAACCATCTGATACAGTTCGTAACCTTTTCTCTAACGAAGGCATCATGGAAAAATTCCATAATGCTAAATTAGGAAAATAA
- the ffh gene encoding signal recognition particle protein produces the protein MAFEGLADRLQSTLQKLKGKGKVNEADVKEMMREVRLALLEADVNFKVVKDFVKRVSERAVGQDVLKSLTPGQQVIKVVQEELTALMGGEQSKIAVAPKAPTVIMMVGLQGAGKTTTTGKLANLLRKKYNRNPLLVAADIYRPAAIKQLETLGKQLSMSVFSLGDQVSPVEIAKQAIAHAKEEHHDYVLIDTAGRLHVDENLMEELEQIKELSNPDEIFLVVDAMTGQDAVNVADSFNKQLGLTGVVLTKLDGDTRGGAALSIRAVTDTPIKFVGLGEKMDAIEAFHPERMASRILGMGDVLTLIEKAQANVDAEKAKELEAKLRTQSFTFDDFLDQLAQVRQMGPLDELIGMLPGANKVKGLKNLQVDEKQINHVEAIIRSMTKAEKTNPEIINASRRKRIAKGSGRSVQEVNRLLKQFEDMKKMMKQMTNMSKGKKKGMKLPFFS, from the coding sequence ATGGCATTTGAAGGATTAGCCGACCGTTTGCAAAGCACACTGCAAAAGTTAAAAGGAAAAGGAAAAGTTAACGAAGCTGATGTTAAAGAAATGATGCGTGAAGTTAGACTTGCCCTTTTAGAAGCCGATGTAAACTTTAAAGTAGTAAAAGACTTTGTTAAGCGCGTAAGCGAACGTGCTGTAGGTCAAGACGTTCTTAAGAGCTTAACGCCTGGACAACAAGTTATTAAGGTTGTACAAGAAGAATTAACTGCACTTATGGGCGGAGAGCAAAGCAAGATTGCAGTAGCTCCAAAAGCTCCAACTGTAATTATGATGGTTGGACTTCAAGGTGCAGGTAAAACAACAACAACCGGTAAACTTGCCAATTTATTACGTAAAAAATATAACCGTAATCCATTGCTTGTAGCAGCAGATATTTATCGTCCGGCAGCTATTAAACAGCTTGAAACACTAGGGAAACAGCTTAGCATGTCTGTTTTTTCATTAGGTGATCAAGTAAGTCCTGTGGAGATTGCGAAACAAGCTATTGCTCATGCGAAAGAAGAGCATCACGATTATGTATTAATTGATACAGCGGGACGTTTGCATGTTGATGAAAATCTAATGGAAGAGTTAGAACAGATCAAAGAGCTTTCTAACCCAGACGAAATTTTCCTTGTTGTCGATGCGATGACGGGTCAAGATGCAGTAAACGTTGCGGATAGCTTTAATAAGCAATTAGGATTAACTGGAGTTGTATTAACGAAACTAGACGGCGATACGCGCGGTGGTGCAGCGCTTTCTATTCGTGCAGTAACCGATACACCAATTAAGTTTGTCGGTCTTGGAGAAAAGATGGATGCTATTGAAGCATTCCATCCAGAGCGTATGGCTTCCCGTATCTTAGGTATGGGTGATGTGCTGACGCTTATCGAAAAGGCTCAGGCAAATGTAGATGCTGAAAAAGCAAAAGAGCTTGAAGCTAAGCTGCGCACGCAGTCATTTACATTTGATGACTTTTTAGATCAACTTGCTCAGGTGCGTCAAATGGGACCGCTTGATGAGCTAATTGGTATGCTTCCGGGCGCCAATAAAGTAAAGGGGCTCAAAAACCTGCAGGTTGATGAAAAGCAAATTAATCATGTAGAAGCAATTATTCGTTCTATGACGAAAGCGGAAAAAACAAACCCTGAAATCATTAATGCAAGTCGAAGAAAGCGTATTGCAAAAGGAAGCGGACGTTCTGTACAAGAAGTCAACCGTTTGCTTAAACAATTTGAAGACATGAAAAAAATGATGAAACAAATGACAAATATGTCAAAAGGCAAGAAAAAGGGTATGAAACTTCCATTCTTTTCATGA
- a CDS encoding putative DNA-binding protein, with product MLEKTTRMNYLFDFYQALLTPKQRSYMSLYYLDDYSLGEIAEEFDVSRQAVYDNIKRTEQMLEQYEEKLLLFQRFQERQSIVQQLKDELAADLNKNSKLSSLLDSLEKLD from the coding sequence ATGCTCGAAAAAACAACAAGAATGAATTACTTATTTGACTTCTATCAGGCGCTGTTGACGCCCAAACAAAGAAGTTATATGTCACTTTATTACTTGGATGATTATTCCCTCGGTGAAATAGCGGAAGAATTTGATGTGAGTCGTCAAGCAGTTTATGATAATATAAAACGTACAGAGCAAATGCTTGAACAATATGAGGAAAAGCTATTGTTATTTCAACGGTTTCAAGAGCGTCAATCAATTGTTCAACAACTGAAAGACGAACTTGCAGCCGACTTAAACAAGAACAGTAAGCTTTCTTCTCTTCTTGATTCGCTCGAGAAATTAGATTAG
- the ftsY gene encoding signal recognition particle-docking protein FtsY yields the protein MSFFKKLKEKITMQTDSVTQKFKDGLSKTRNSFSERVNDLVSRYRQVDEEFFEELEEILISADVGVATVLDLIDDLKSEVKRRNIKDPQDVQAVISEKLIDIYESGEEQIGELNMQQNDLTVILFVGVNGVGKTTTIGKIAHKFKQEGKKVVMAAGDTFRAGAIEQLEVWGERVGVDVIKQSAGSDPAAVMYDAVQSAKARKADVLLCDTAGRLQNKVNLMKELEKVKRVIEREIPSAPHEVLLVLDATTGQNALSQAKTFSEATNVTGIVLTKLDGTAKGGIVLAIRNELKLPVKFVGLGEKVDDLQPFDTEQYIYGLFANAVEEETEKEA from the coding sequence ATGAGCTTTTTTAAGAAACTAAAAGAAAAAATTACAATGCAAACGGATTCTGTTACACAAAAATTTAAAGATGGATTATCAAAAACGCGCAATTCTTTTTCAGAACGGGTGAATGATCTAGTGTCTCGCTATCGTCAAGTAGACGAAGAATTTTTTGAGGAATTAGAAGAAATTTTAATTAGTGCTGATGTCGGTGTGGCTACCGTGTTGGATTTAATTGATGACTTAAAATCGGAAGTGAAACGCCGTAATATTAAGGACCCTCAAGATGTGCAGGCTGTCATCTCTGAGAAATTAATTGACATTTATGAGTCTGGTGAAGAGCAGATTGGTGAACTGAATATGCAGCAAAATGATTTAACGGTGATTTTGTTTGTAGGGGTAAACGGCGTTGGAAAAACAACAACAATTGGGAAAATTGCGCATAAATTCAAACAAGAAGGCAAAAAAGTCGTAATGGCAGCAGGTGATACGTTCCGTGCCGGTGCGATTGAGCAGCTAGAAGTATGGGGAGAACGCGTTGGTGTTGATGTTATTAAGCAATCTGCAGGTTCTGACCCTGCCGCTGTCATGTATGACGCTGTTCAGTCAGCCAAGGCTCGAAAAGCAGATGTTTTACTATGTGATACAGCAGGGCGTCTTCAAAACAAAGTGAATTTAATGAAAGAATTAGAGAAAGTAAAGCGTGTTATTGAGCGAGAAATTCCTAGTGCTCCTCATGAAGTACTTCTTGTACTTGATGCGACGACGGGTCAAAACGCTTTAAGTCAGGCTAAAACATTCTCAGAAGCAACGAACGTGACGGGAATTGTGTTAACAAAACTAGATGGTACGGCTAAAGGCGGAATTGTTCTTGCTATTCGAAACGAACTGAAGCTTCCCGTTAAATTCGTTGGACTTGGAGAAAAAGTAGACGACCTTCAGCCGTTTGACACGGAGCAATATATCTATGGATTATTTGCCAATGCTGTAGAAGAAGAAACAGAAAAAGAGGCGTAA